A window from Rana temporaria chromosome 8, aRanTem1.1, whole genome shotgun sequence encodes these proteins:
- the LOC120909209 gene encoding histone H4, which produces MSGRGKGGKGLGKGGAKRHRKVLRDNIQGITKPAIRRLARRGGVKRISGLIYEETRGVLKVFLENVIRDAVTYTEHAKRKTVTAMDVVYALKRQGRTLYGFGG; this is translated from the coding sequence ATGTCTGGTCGCGGTAAAGGAGGGAAGGGTCTGGGGAAAGGAGGCGCTAAGCGGCACAGGAAGGTGCTCCGGGACAACATCCAGGGCATCACCAAACCCGCCATCCGACGTTTGGCCCGCAGAGGGGGTGTCAAGCGCATCTCCGGACTCATCTATGAGGAGACCCGCGGAGTGCTCAAAGTCTTCCTGGAGAATGTCATCCGCGATGCCGTCACCTACACCGAGCACGCCAAGAGGAAGACCGTCACCGCcatggatgtcgtctatgctctcAAACGCCAGGGGCGCACTCTCTACGGATTCGGAGGCTAA